One stretch of Bacillaceae bacterium S4-13-56 DNA includes these proteins:
- a CDS encoding AI-2E family transporter, whose amino-acid sequence MLSKDRLIHWMYFVALGILILIFSYLLFAVYPYIRVVFSFVLKIATPLLISAFIAYLLHPIVESLHRQRIPRWLAILIIYSFFFGGIGWAIYKGYPLLVHQIKDLNEQVPQFIQTYREWISLAYEQTAHLPEAVHDRMDELFVFAETKITELLEGTGKKVTNMMAIIINVAVIPVLVFYMLKDYPLIWKGFYKLIPSRRKEKAHQVISEMDKSLGNYIRGQLLVCFCVGLVSFILLWLIGMKYPLLLSLFMGLTNVIPYFGPIIGAAPALILGITVSFRMALYVLGAVVIVQIIESNLLSPFIVGKSLHIHPIFIIIALLVGGEVGGIIGMILAVPVLTVLKVLVHQSRIALFQD is encoded by the coding sequence ATGTTATCAAAAGATAGATTAATTCATTGGATGTATTTTGTAGCCTTAGGAATTCTTATTCTCATTTTTTCATATCTCTTATTTGCGGTTTATCCTTATATACGTGTTGTTTTTTCTTTTGTTTTAAAAATTGCAACGCCTTTGCTTATTTCGGCCTTTATTGCTTACCTTCTCCATCCAATTGTAGAATCTCTTCATAGACAGAGAATACCTAGATGGTTAGCCATCTTGATCATCTACTCCTTTTTCTTTGGCGGAATTGGCTGGGCAATTTATAAAGGATATCCTTTACTTGTTCACCAGATAAAGGACTTAAATGAACAAGTCCCTCAGTTTATCCAAACTTATCGCGAATGGATTTCATTAGCATATGAGCAAACAGCGCATTTACCTGAAGCAGTACATGATCGGATGGACGAGCTATTCGTTTTTGCTGAAACTAAAATTACGGAATTGCTTGAAGGAACAGGTAAAAAAGTTACCAACATGATGGCGATTATTATTAATGTAGCTGTTATACCTGTATTGGTATTCTATATGCTCAAAGATTATCCTCTAATATGGAAAGGTTTTTACAAACTCATTCCAAGTCGAAGAAAAGAAAAAGCACATCAAGTGATAAGTGAAATGGACAAAAGTCTTGGTAATTATATTCGCGGACAATTGCTTGTTTGCTTTTGTGTTGGACTAGTATCTTTTATCCTACTGTGGCTTATTGGAATGAAATATCCACTTTTACTTTCTTTATTTATGGGACTCACCAATGTAATTCCATATTTTGGACCAATCATTGGAGCAGCACCAGCCTTAATTTTAGGGATAACAGTTTCGTTTAGGATGGCCCTTTATGTTTTAGGTGCAGTAGTCATTGTTCAAATAATTGAAAGTAATCTGCTTTCTCCTTTTATTGTCGGAAAGAGTCTTCACATTCATCCGATTTTTATTATCATAGCTTTACTTGTTGGAGGAGAAGTAGGTGGGATCATTGGCATGATTCTCGCTGTTCCTGTTTTAACCGTTCTAAAAGTACTTGTCCATCAATCACGTATTGCTCTATTTCAAGATTGA
- a CDS encoding ATP-dependent RecD-like DNA helicase → MEQLKEAGYIKGEILKMLFHNQEDHFSIGLIRIIETNEEIEEKKIAVKGHFPYLDEKEIYHFEGSLTEHPKFGAQYDVVTFQRVIPTGKEGVIQYLSSHLFHGIGKKLAKRIVDQLGESAVQSILNDPDALDQVKGLTQEKKDRLVKDLQEHQGFEYVAVNLNKYGFGLQMSQRLYEVYGTDTVKIIEGNPYHPIFEVEGYGFQRADQLAKQLNLSMDHPSRVQAGCMYSLYELSQEGHVFSKVDPLLSKVHNLLFPSTYPVEKKLISQEINSLIKLHKLVLEDDRIYLHSLYHAEKGFANHIARLSKIKIEETVPTAEIMKMIGKIEEKEGFSYSNEQFEAIQGALSSSLFILTGGPGTGKTTVIKGILNAYASYHGLSLNPHDYKGKDPFPFVLTAPTGRAAKRITESTGVPAMTIHRLLGWKGGESFEKNQQEPLEGKLLIVDEFSMVDIWLANQLFRAIPKDMRVIIVGDQDQLPSVGPGQVLTDLLQEESIPVIELQEVYRQAEGSKIIELAHLMKKGSCSISHLDKDRDFSFINCQEYQAIGVIEKVVQKAIEKGVSIKDLQVLAPMYRSDVGINQINEALQNLINPQSSEKREWKGSQRVLRVGDKVLQLVNQPEKGVFNGDIGTVVTIQMADENEEQKECMIVDFDGKEVSYERKDANQLTLSYCCSIHKAQGSEFQIVLVPVFHSYRRMLRKKLLYTAVTRAKSSLILLGDKEAFLYGVKREEEYQRFSTLRERLQFSFASHVIEDEEDVSPYDFMGNDE, encoded by the coding sequence ATGGAACAGTTGAAGGAAGCGGGATATATAAAAGGTGAGATCCTTAAAATGCTCTTCCATAATCAAGAGGACCACTTTTCCATTGGGCTCATTCGTATTATAGAAACGAATGAAGAAATAGAAGAAAAGAAAATAGCGGTAAAAGGACATTTCCCTTATCTTGATGAAAAAGAAATCTATCATTTTGAAGGAAGCTTAACTGAACATCCGAAATTTGGTGCTCAATATGACGTTGTCACCTTCCAACGAGTGATTCCCACCGGAAAGGAAGGAGTCATCCAATATCTTTCAAGCCACTTATTTCACGGAATTGGTAAAAAATTGGCTAAAAGAATCGTTGATCAATTGGGTGAATCAGCTGTTCAATCTATTCTGAATGACCCTGACGCCTTGGATCAAGTGAAAGGTTTAACTCAGGAAAAGAAGGATCGGTTAGTAAAAGATTTACAAGAGCATCAAGGATTTGAATATGTAGCTGTGAATCTAAATAAATATGGTTTTGGATTACAAATGTCACAAAGGTTATATGAAGTTTATGGAACCGACACGGTTAAAATTATAGAAGGAAACCCTTATCATCCAATTTTTGAAGTAGAAGGTTATGGTTTTCAAAGAGCTGATCAATTGGCAAAACAATTAAATCTTTCTATGGATCATCCATCAAGGGTTCAAGCTGGTTGCATGTATAGCCTATATGAATTAAGTCAAGAAGGCCACGTGTTTTCCAAAGTGGATCCTCTATTATCCAAGGTTCATAATCTTCTTTTTCCTTCGACATACCCTGTCGAAAAAAAACTTATTTCCCAAGAAATAAATTCTCTTATAAAACTGCATAAACTTGTTTTGGAAGATGACAGAATTTATTTACACTCCCTTTATCATGCTGAAAAGGGCTTTGCTAATCACATAGCAAGATTATCAAAGATTAAAATAGAGGAAACTGTTCCTACAGCAGAAATCATGAAAATGATAGGGAAAATAGAAGAAAAAGAGGGATTTAGTTATAGCAATGAGCAATTTGAAGCTATTCAAGGGGCTTTGTCCTCTTCTTTATTTATCTTAACGGGGGGGCCTGGAACCGGAAAAACTACAGTAATTAAAGGAATTCTTAATGCTTATGCTAGTTATCATGGCCTATCTTTAAACCCTCATGATTATAAAGGGAAAGATCCTTTTCCTTTTGTTTTAACAGCCCCAACGGGCCGTGCTGCTAAAAGAATAACAGAATCTACGGGAGTTCCTGCTATGACCATCCATCGTCTTTTGGGATGGAAGGGGGGAGAGTCTTTTGAAAAAAATCAGCAGGAACCTTTGGAAGGAAAGCTGTTAATTGTTGATGAGTTTTCTATGGTTGATATTTGGCTAGCCAATCAGTTGTTTAGAGCTATTCCAAAGGATATGCGAGTGATTATTGTAGGCGATCAAGACCAACTTCCATCTGTAGGCCCAGGACAGGTTTTGACAGATCTCCTTCAAGAAGAGAGCATCCCCGTTATCGAATTACAAGAAGTATATAGGCAAGCGGAAGGTTCGAAAATTATAGAGCTTGCACATTTAATGAAAAAAGGGTCTTGTTCTATTTCACATTTAGATAAGGACCGGGATTTTTCCTTCATCAATTGTCAAGAATACCAAGCAATCGGTGTCATAGAAAAGGTTGTTCAAAAAGCAATTGAGAAAGGTGTATCCATTAAAGATCTTCAAGTATTAGCTCCGATGTATCGATCCGATGTTGGGATTAACCAAATTAATGAGGCACTTCAAAACCTAATAAATCCCCAGTCTTCCGAAAAAAGAGAATGGAAAGGAAGTCAAAGAGTCCTTCGAGTTGGTGATAAAGTATTACAATTGGTCAATCAACCTGAAAAAGGTGTCTTTAACGGGGACATTGGCACCGTTGTTACGATTCAAATGGCTGACGAAAATGAGGAGCAAAAGGAATGTATGATTGTCGATTTTGATGGAAAGGAAGTATCCTATGAGCGTAAGGATGCGAACCAGCTTACTTTATCTTATTGCTGTTCCATTCATAAAGCTCAGGGAAGTGAGTTTCAAATCGTTCTTGTTCCCGTTTTCCATAGTTACCGTAGAATGCTAAGAAAGAAATTATTATATACAGCAGTTACACGTGCAAAGTCTTCTTTGATTCTCCTTGGAGATAAAGAGGCATTCTTATATGGAGTAAAACGAGAGGAGGAGTATCAGCGGTTCTCGACTTTACGAGAGAGACTCCAATTTTCTTTTGCTTCTCATGTAATAGAAGATGAGGAAGATGTGTCACCCTATGACTTTATGGGAAATGATGAGTAA
- a CDS encoding tetratricopeptide repeat protein codes for MSNEIEKGIAFMKEQKYDKAAQMFTKSIDNNPNDPVGYVNFANLLSHLQDHERAERFYLRAIEIDPKSATAYYGLGNLYFEKDIFNQAQKQFEKALQQGLDEADVYYMLGLSLVNQEQDLRAIPHLQRAVELNSEDVEARFQYALALAKSGSVDLSKKEFIEVIEADPNHSDAHYNLGIVYLFEENLELALSYLDKAIESQPNHLLALNAKEKVAELWNNIEES; via the coding sequence TTGTCGAATGAAATAGAAAAAGGGATAGCTTTTATGAAAGAGCAAAAGTATGATAAAGCAGCACAGATGTTTACGAAATCTATAGATAATAACCCCAATGATCCTGTTGGGTACGTTAATTTTGCCAATCTGCTGTCTCACTTGCAGGATCATGAACGCGCAGAGAGATTTTATCTTCGAGCCATAGAGATAGACCCCAAAAGTGCTACGGCTTATTATGGCTTGGGCAATTTGTATTTTGAAAAGGATATTTTTAATCAAGCACAAAAACAATTTGAAAAAGCCCTTCAGCAAGGGTTGGACGAAGCTGATGTTTATTATATGCTAGGTTTATCTCTCGTGAATCAAGAACAGGATCTCAGAGCCATTCCTCATTTGCAAAGAGCGGTGGAATTAAATTCCGAAGATGTAGAAGCGCGATTTCAATATGCTTTGGCTCTGGCAAAAAGCGGGTCGGTGGATCTAAGTAAAAAAGAATTTATAGAAGTTATAGAAGCTGATCCTAACCATAGTGATGCACATTATAATCTTGGTATAGTATATCTATTTGAAGAGAATCTGGAGTTAGCTTTATCTTATTTAGATAAGGCAATAGAATCACAACCAAATCATTTACTTGCTCTTAATGCGAAGGAAAAGGTTGCAGAGTTATGGAATAATATAGAAGAATCATAA
- the mnmA gene encoding tRNA 2-thiouridine(34) synthase MnmA: MKEPKDTRVVVGMSGGVDSSVAALLLKQQGYDVVGIFMKNWDDTDEFGVCTATEDFNDVVRVCNQLDIPYYAVNFEKQYWDKVFTYFLDEYKAGRTPNPDVMCNKEIKFKAFLDHALSLGADYLATGHYAQVRKNGDHYEMLRGKDDNKDQTYFLNQLSQDVLSKVMFPLGHIEKKEVREIAQKHNLATASKKDSTGICFIGERNFKEFLSQYLPAQPGTMETLNGEVKGKHDGLMYYTIGQRHGLGIGGAGEPWFVVGKNLEKNILYVEQGFHHDALYSNALEAVDVNWINGNLPEEPFQVTAKFRYRQKDTEVKVIPKSKQEALVEFVNPERAVTPGQAVVFYDGEVCLGGGTIDKIIKNETYLSYVG, encoded by the coding sequence ATGAAGGAACCAAAAGATACAAGAGTAGTAGTTGGCATGTCTGGTGGTGTGGATTCATCAGTGGCAGCTTTATTGCTCAAGCAACAAGGCTATGATGTTGTTGGTATATTTATGAAAAATTGGGATGACACCGACGAATTTGGCGTCTGTACAGCAACAGAAGATTTTAATGATGTTGTTCGTGTTTGTAATCAACTAGACATTCCTTATTATGCAGTCAACTTCGAAAAACAATATTGGGATAAAGTGTTTACTTATTTCCTAGATGAATATAAAGCAGGAAGGACTCCTAATCCTGATGTAATGTGCAACAAGGAGATTAAGTTTAAAGCCTTTTTAGATCATGCTTTGTCATTGGGTGCTGATTATTTGGCAACCGGTCATTATGCACAAGTTAGAAAAAACGGAGATCACTACGAAATGCTAAGAGGCAAAGATGATAATAAGGATCAAACTTATTTCCTAAACCAGTTGTCCCAGGATGTGTTGTCTAAAGTTATGTTCCCACTAGGACATATAGAGAAAAAAGAAGTCCGAGAAATAGCCCAAAAGCATAATTTGGCAACAGCAAGCAAAAAAGATAGTACTGGAATTTGTTTTATTGGGGAAAGGAATTTCAAAGAATTTTTAAGCCAATACTTACCTGCACAACCCGGAACTATGGAAACACTAAATGGAGAAGTGAAAGGTAAGCATGATGGGTTAATGTATTACACTATCGGTCAACGCCATGGCTTGGGGATTGGCGGAGCAGGAGAGCCTTGGTTTGTCGTAGGAAAGAATCTAGAGAAAAATATACTTTATGTTGAACAGGGATTCCATCATGATGCCCTTTATTCTAATGCCCTGGAGGCTGTTGATGTAAATTGGATCAACGGGAATCTTCCAGAAGAGCCTTTTCAAGTAACAGCTAAGTTTCGCTATCGTCAAAAAGATACGGAAGTAAAGGTTATTCCTAAGTCTAAGCAAGAGGCGCTCGTTGAGTTTGTGAACCCTGAAAGAGCGGTTACTCCAGGCCAAGCAGTTGTTTTCTATGATGGCGAGGTTTGTTTAGGTGGAGGGACCATTGATAAAATCATAAAAAATGAAACTTATCTATCCTATGTTGGATAA
- a CDS encoding cysteine desulfurase family protein, giving the protein MKPIYFDHAATTPVHPEVVKSMQQAMETAIGNPSSVHSFGRQARRIMDESRAVVAQTIGAKEKEIIFTSGATEADNLAVIGAAFSNRASGNHIITTSIEHHATLHAMGHLEKHGFTVTYLPVNESGLVEVEDVENALSDDTILVSVMYVNNETGVIQPIREISEILKNHQALFHVDGVQALGYLPVNVQEMNIDLFAASGHKLNGPKGIGFLYCRDGVPLEARQFGGEQERRRRPGTENVHAVAGLQTTMQLLQEQRDDRVEKYKKFKSHFINVLEKNGIEFKINGDPAYTVSSIINISFTSCHVEQLLMQFDLSGIAASSGSACTAGAIDPSHVLTAMFGKDKNRANNSIRFSFGEANSEEDIINGAQIVADIIKKKQKGGA; this is encoded by the coding sequence GTGAAGCCAATTTATTTTGACCATGCAGCAACGACACCTGTTCACCCAGAAGTTGTTAAGAGCATGCAACAGGCTATGGAAACTGCCATAGGTAATCCTTCTTCGGTTCATTCTTTTGGTCGCCAAGCGAGAAGGATAATGGATGAGTCGAGGGCGGTAGTTGCTCAAACAATAGGTGCTAAAGAAAAGGAAATTATTTTCACCAGTGGTGCCACAGAAGCGGATAACCTTGCAGTGATTGGCGCTGCTTTTTCTAATAGAGCAAGTGGAAATCATATTATAACCACTTCCATTGAACATCACGCTACACTTCATGCCATGGGGCACTTGGAAAAACATGGTTTTACCGTCACCTATCTGCCAGTTAATGAAAGTGGTTTGGTTGAGGTGGAGGATGTGGAAAATGCTTTATCCGACGACACTATTCTAGTATCGGTTATGTACGTCAATAACGAAACGGGAGTTATCCAACCGATTCGAGAAATCAGTGAAATCCTGAAGAACCATCAGGCATTGTTTCATGTAGACGGTGTACAGGCCTTAGGTTATTTGCCAGTCAATGTTCAGGAAATGAACATTGACTTATTTGCTGCGTCTGGACATAAATTGAATGGACCTAAAGGAATTGGTTTTTTGTATTGTAGAGATGGTGTTCCATTAGAAGCAAGACAATTTGGTGGGGAGCAGGAGCGTAGACGGAGACCTGGGACAGAAAATGTTCATGCAGTTGCTGGTCTTCAAACTACTATGCAACTTCTACAGGAACAAAGAGATGACCGTGTAGAAAAATATAAAAAATTCAAATCTCATTTCATCAATGTTCTTGAGAAAAATGGGATCGAGTTTAAAATTAATGGTGACCCTGCTTATACAGTTTCATCAATCATCAACATAAGTTTTACAAGTTGTCATGTAGAACAGCTATTAATGCAATTTGATTTATCTGGAATAGCAGCTTCTAGTGGCTCAGCCTGTACAGCAGGAGCAATAGATCCGTCTCATGTGCTGACGGCAATGTTTGGAAAAGATAAGAACAGAGCAAATAACTCTATTCGGTTTAGTTTTGGGGAAGCCAATTCAGAAGAAGATATTATAAATGGTGCTCAAATTGTAGCAGATATCATCAAGAAAAAGCAGAAAGGTGGTGCATAA
- a CDS encoding Rrf2 family transcriptional regulator: MKISTKGRYGLTIMIALAKKQDHKPLSLKSIAQDYDLSEHYLEQLIAPLRNAGLVQSIRGAYGGYILAKEPRRISAGDVIRVLEGPISPVEALENEEPAKKALWIRIRDAVKEVLDTTTIEDLANYEETNPYESYMFYI, encoded by the coding sequence ATGAAAATATCAACAAAAGGAAGATACGGATTGACGATTATGATCGCATTAGCAAAAAAGCAGGATCATAAACCACTTTCCTTAAAGTCTATTGCACAAGATTATGATTTGTCGGAACATTATTTAGAACAACTAATTGCTCCCTTGCGTAATGCGGGTCTTGTTCAAAGTATACGAGGGGCCTACGGTGGGTATATTCTTGCTAAGGAACCGAGACGAATTTCAGCAGGAGATGTCATTCGTGTTCTAGAAGGTCCTATTAGCCCAGTAGAAGCGTTAGAGAATGAAGAGCCAGCTAAGAAAGCCTTATGGATTAGGATTCGAGATGCTGTTAAGGAAGTTCTTGACACGACAACGATCGAAGACCTTGCCAATTATGAGGAAACCAATCCATATGAATCCTATATGTTTTATATTTAA
- a CDS encoding YitT family protein: protein MIFKLPLTGSIREKTFRWGFFVIGILLLSLGISLTIQAKEVGIGPWDVLHYGLYSHLGLTIGSWAILVGLFIVAVSSIVMKSIPKIGTVINMIFVGIFIDLFNLLFTEPTTLWGCWVVLLIGIVISAFGIGIYVPSGIGAGPRDSLMLALTRLTKLKVGTVRNGLEIIVAFIGWLLGGPLGLGTIVTALLLGTFVGYTLPFGQKLINELIKRGERDENINKRKIRIDDYDRISKKAGS, encoded by the coding sequence TTGATTTTTAAATTACCCTTAACGGGATCGATTCGTGAAAAAACGTTCCGTTGGGGATTTTTTGTGATAGGCATTCTTTTGCTGTCATTAGGTATTTCTTTAACAATACAGGCAAAGGAAGTTGGAATTGGTCCTTGGGATGTCCTGCATTATGGTCTTTATTCACATTTAGGCTTAACAATCGGTTCTTGGGCTATCTTAGTGGGACTATTTATTGTAGCTGTTTCTTCCATTGTTATGAAATCAATCCCCAAAATTGGGACTGTTATAAACATGATTTTTGTTGGCATATTTATTGATCTATTCAATTTACTATTCACAGAACCTACTACCTTATGGGGATGTTGGGTGGTATTATTAATAGGAATTGTGATTAGTGCCTTCGGAATTGGAATTTATGTTCCTTCAGGAATAGGAGCAGGTCCTCGTGATAGTTTAATGCTAGCCCTTACTAGGTTAACAAAATTAAAGGTAGGGACCGTTCGAAATGGACTAGAAATTATTGTAGCTTTCATTGGTTGGTTATTAGGAGGTCCTTTAGGTTTAGGAACCATTGTGACTGCTTTATTATTAGGAACTTTCGTGGGATATACTTTGCCATTTGGACAAAAACTGATAAATGAATTGATAAAAAGAGGTGAGCGGGATGAAAATATCAACAAAAGGAAGATACGGATTGACGATTATGATCGCATTAGCAAAAAAGCAGGATCATAA
- a CDS encoding replication-associated recombination protein A, translating into MNQPLAYRMRPNTIDDIIGQTHLVGEGKMIRRMVQAGRLASMILYGPPGTGKTSMAMALAKSLRLPYRMLNAVVDKKKEMEIAVEEAKMSGQLVLILDEVHRLDKAKQDFLLPHIERNLITLIGCTTSNPYHSINPAIRSRCHIFELHSLSEEDIKRAIERAIEDQELGLGKMKINFSEEALDHFAQSANGDLRAALNGIELAAFSSGKSNDEIDSIDLQTAEECMQKKSFSHDKNGDAHYDVLSAFQKSIRGSDVNAALHYLGRLIEAGDLDSIARRMIVIAYEDIGLANPQAGPRAIAAVEAAERIGFPEARIPLAAAIIELCLSPKSNSAITAIDSALSDIRKGITGDVPLHLKDAHYKGASSLGRGIDYLYPHNYDNGWVKQQYLPDKIKNRKYYEPKHNGKFETTLAQVYENINTKKKN; encoded by the coding sequence ATGAACCAACCACTTGCCTATCGCATGAGACCTAATACGATTGATGATATCATTGGGCAGACTCACCTTGTTGGAGAAGGGAAAATGATACGTCGAATGGTACAAGCAGGTAGACTTGCCTCCATGATCTTATATGGACCTCCTGGCACAGGGAAGACCTCTATGGCTATGGCTTTGGCCAAAAGCTTACGATTGCCATATCGAATGCTTAATGCAGTTGTGGACAAAAAGAAGGAAATGGAAATTGCAGTAGAAGAAGCAAAAATGTCGGGTCAGCTTGTTCTTATATTAGATGAAGTGCATCGATTGGATAAAGCTAAACAAGATTTTTTATTACCACATATAGAACGAAATTTAATTACTCTTATAGGGTGTACAACTTCTAATCCCTACCACTCTATAAATCCAGCGATCCGAAGTCGTTGTCATATTTTTGAACTGCATTCCCTGTCTGAAGAAGACATTAAAAGGGCTATTGAGCGGGCTATTGAAGACCAGGAATTAGGGTTAGGAAAAATGAAGATCAATTTTTCAGAAGAAGCCCTAGATCATTTTGCGCAATCCGCAAATGGTGATTTACGAGCAGCACTAAACGGGATTGAATTGGCTGCCTTCTCTAGCGGCAAGTCAAATGATGAAATCGACTCCATTGACTTGCAAACTGCTGAGGAATGTATGCAAAAAAAGAGTTTTTCCCATGATAAAAACGGGGATGCACATTATGATGTTTTATCTGCTTTCCAAAAATCTATTCGTGGCAGCGATGTAAACGCAGCCTTACACTATTTAGGAAGATTAATTGAAGCTGGTGATTTAGATAGCATTGCTAGAAGGATGATCGTCATAGCCTATGAGGACATTGGCCTAGCAAACCCTCAAGCAGGTCCTAGAGCAATTGCCGCTGTAGAAGCAGCTGAGAGAATTGGGTTTCCAGAAGCAAGGATACCACTTGCTGCAGCAATCATAGAGTTATGTTTATCGCCGAAATCAAATTCAGCCATAACAGCCATTGACTCCGCCCTATCTGATATTCGAAAAGGGATAACAGGCGATGTCCCTTTACATTTAAAGGATGCACATTACAAAGGAGCTAGTTCATTGGGGCGTGGAATAGATTACTTATACCCTCATAATTATGACAACGGATGGGTAAAGCAACAGTACTTGCCTGATAAAATAAAAAATCGAAAATATTACGAGCCTAAACATAATGGGAAATTTGAAACAACCCTTGCCCAGGTTTATGAAAATATTAATACTAAAAAGAAAAACTAG
- a CDS encoding RsfA family transcriptional regulator, translating to MVKVRQDAWSHEDDLLLAETVLRHIREGSTQLKAFDEVGDKLNRTSAACGFRWNAEVRQRYDQAIDLAKRQRKEKKREEAKIQHEQNRSTPRIPSTPVFQSKMDTSESVESSSMSLDHVIHYLSKLKKETTQSSKTQHELNKLSTQYEEAISENEKLQKQVKQLEKQLAVMQEDYQSFIQIMDRARKMVVFDDEQERPFPAFRMEKNGNLEQVAK from the coding sequence ATGGTTAAAGTTAGACAAGATGCATGGTCGCACGAAGATGATCTACTATTAGCAGAAACAGTATTAAGACATATTCGGGAGGGAAGCACTCAATTAAAAGCATTTGATGAAGTAGGTGACAAACTGAATAGAACATCAGCTGCTTGTGGATTTCGCTGGAATGCAGAAGTTCGTCAACGTTATGACCAAGCCATTGATCTAGCAAAAAGACAAAGAAAAGAGAAAAAAAGAGAGGAAGCTAAGATTCAACATGAGCAAAATAGATCTACACCTAGAATTCCATCTACTCCTGTTTTTCAATCAAAAATGGATACATCTGAATCAGTAGAATCATCTTCTATGTCACTGGATCATGTGATCCACTACTTATCAAAACTTAAGAAAGAAACGACTCAATCTAGTAAAACTCAACACGAACTAAATAAGTTGTCTACTCAGTACGAAGAAGCAATTAGCGAAAACGAAAAACTCCAAAAACAAGTCAAACAATTAGAAAAGCAATTAGCCGTGATGCAGGAGGACTATCAATCCTTTATTCAAATTATGGATCGTGCTCGTAAGATGGTAGTTTTTGATGATGAACAGGAAAGACCATTTCCTGCTTTCCGCATGGAGAAGAATGGCAATTTAGAGCAAGTCGCTAAATAA
- a CDS encoding tRNA threonylcarbamoyladenosine dehydratase: MLHQFSRNELAIGKEGLQLLRNSTVAVLGIGGVGSFSAEALARSGVGKLILIDKDDVDITNINRQIHALLSTVGQSKVDLMADRIKDINPDCEVVRMKMFYNEETYERLFEHKLDFIVDASDTITFKIHLIKQSLERKIPMISSMGAANKMDPTKFKIDDIFKTSYDPIAKVIRTKLRKEGFKKGVPVVYSTERPIRIREDVRKEIASDHAPIRKAKMPPSSNAFVPSVAGLIMASYVIQKLLEPINIDRH; encoded by the coding sequence ATGCTACATCAATTTTCAAGGAATGAATTAGCTATAGGAAAAGAGGGGTTACAACTTTTAAGAAATTCAACAGTAGCTGTTTTAGGGATTGGAGGAGTTGGTTCATTTAGTGCGGAAGCGTTAGCTCGCTCGGGTGTTGGAAAATTAATACTTATTGATAAGGACGACGTTGATATTACCAACATAAATCGACAGATCCATGCTCTACTATCTACGGTAGGGCAATCTAAGGTTGATTTAATGGCTGATCGAATCAAAGATATAAATCCAGACTGTGAAGTTGTTAGAATGAAAATGTTTTATAATGAGGAAACTTACGAACGTCTTTTTGAACATAAACTGGACTTTATTGTTGATGCAAGTGATACCATTACTTTTAAGATTCACCTCATAAAGCAATCACTAGAGCGAAAGATTCCGATGATTTCAAGTATGGGTGCAGCGAACAAAATGGATCCTACAAAATTCAAAATCGATGATATATTTAAGACTTCTTATGATCCAATTGCAAAGGTCATACGAACAAAACTAAGAAAAGAAGGATTTAAAAAAGGTGTACCTGTTGTTTATTCGACGGAAAGACCAATTCGTATACGCGAAGATGTTCGTAAGGAAATAGCTTCAGATCACGCTCCTATTCGAAAGGCGAAGATGCCTCCATCGTCTAATGCATTTGTCCCTTCCGTTGCGGGGTTAATTATGGCAAGTTATGTCATTCAAAAATTATTAGAACCAATAAATATTGATCGGCATTAA